The Oxyura jamaicensis isolate SHBP4307 breed ruddy duck chromosome Z, BPBGC_Ojam_1.0, whole genome shotgun sequence genome window below encodes:
- the FEM1C gene encoding protein fem-1 homolog C, with the protein MDLKTAVFNAARDGKLRLLSKLLASKTREEVAVLVSEKTNGATPLLMAARYGHLDMVEYLLEHCAASIEVGGSVNFDGETIEGAPPLWAASAAGHLKVVQCLLDHGASVNNTTLTNSTPLRAACFDGHLEIVKYLVEHKADLEVSNRHGHTCLMISCYKGHKEIAQYLLEKGADVNRKSVKGNTALHDCAESGSLEIMKMLLKYCAKMEKDGYGMTPLLSASVTGHTNIVDFLTQHVQTSKAECINALELLGATFVDKKRDLLGALKYWKRAMEMRYSDRTNILSKPVPPTLIMAYDYAKEVNSSEELENLIADPDEMRMQALLIRERILGPSHPDTSYYIRYRGAVYADSGNFKRCINLWKYALDMQQNNLDPLSPMTASSLLSFAELFSFMLQDRAKGLLGTTVTFDDLMGILCKSVLEIERAMKQTQCPPDPIQLNKALSIILHLICLLEKVPCSSEQEYFKKQTIYKFLKLQPRGKNNFSPLHLAVDNNTTCVGRYPVCKFPSLQVTAILVECGADVNVRDSDNNSPLHIAALNNHPDIMNLLIKSGSHFDATNSHKQTASDLLDEKEIAKNLIQPINHTTLQCLAARVIANHNIYYAGHIPEKLEDFVLLHR; encoded by the exons ATGGATCTGAAGACGGCCGTGTTCAACGCAGCTCGCGATGGCAAGCTGCGGCTCCTCTCCAAGCTGCTGGCGAGCAAAACGAGGGAGGAGGTGGCCGTGCTGGTGTCGGAGAAGACCAACGGGGCCACGCCGCTGCTGATGGCGGCCCGCTACGGTCACCTTGACATGGTGGAGTACCTGCTGGAGCACTGCGCCGCGTCCATCGAGGTCGGCGGGTCGGTCAACTTCGATGGCGAGACCATCGAGGGAGCCCCGCCGCTGTGGGCAGCGTCGGCTGCCGGCCACCTGAAGGTGGTTCAGTGCTTGCTAGACCACGGTGCTTCTGTCAACAACACGACCCTGACGAACTCGACCCCGCTCCGAGCTGCCTGCTTCGACGGCCACCTGGAGATAGTGAAGTACCTGGTGGAGCACAAAGCAGACCTGGAGGTGTCGAACCGCCACGGGCATACGTGCTTGATGATCTCGTGCTACAAAGGCCACAAAGAAATTGCTCAGTATCTCCTTGAAAAAGGAGCTGATGTTAACAGAAAAAGTGTTAAAG GAAACACTGCATTACACGATTGTGCAGAATCTGGAAGTTTGGAGATCATGAAGATGCTTCTCAAGTATTGTGCTAAAATGGAAAAGGATGGTTATGGAATGACTCCCCTGCTGTCAGCTAGTGTGACAGGCCACACGAATATTGTGGACTTTCTGACCCAGCACGTACAGACCAGTAAGGCTGAATGCATAAATGCTCTGGAACTTCTAGGAGCAACGTTTGTGGACAAAAAGAGAGATCTGCTTGGTGCTTTGAAATACTGGAAGCGAGCTATGGAGATGAGATACAGTGACAGGACTAATATCCTGAGCAAACCTGTGCCACCAACACTAATTATGGCCTATGATTATGCTAAAGAGGTAAACAGCTCAGAAGAGCTAGAAAATCTTATTGCAGACCCTGACGAAATGAGAATGCAGGCACTATTGATTAGAGAACGTATTCTTGGCCCTTCTCACCCAGATACATCCTACTATATTAGATACAGAGGTGCTGTCTATGCAGACTCTGGAAACTTTAAGCGTTGCATCAACTTATGGAAATACGCTTTGGACATGCAGCAGAACAATTTAGATCCGCTGAGCCCTATGACGGCCAGCAGTTTGCTGTCATTTGCTGAGCTTTTCTCCTTCATGCTGCAGGATAGGGCAAAAGGCCTACTGGGCACTACTGTTACATTTGATGATCTGATGGGTATATTGTGCAAAAGCGTTTTAGAAATAGAGCGGGCCATGAAACAAACCCAGTGTCCTCCTGATCCAATACAGCTGAACAAAGCCCTAtccattattttgcatttaatctGCCTGTTGGAGAAAGTACCTTGCAGCTCAGAACAGGagtattttaagaaacagaCTATTTACAAGTTTCTTAAGCTTCAGCctagagggaaaaataacttcagtcCGCTTCACCTTGCTGTTGACAATAATACTACATGTGTGGGTCGCTACCCAGTTTGTAAATTCCCTTCTCTGCAAGTTACTGCTATCCTGGTGGAATGTGGTGCTGATGTAAATGTCAGAGACTCTGATAACAACAGTCCGTTACACATTGCTGCACTGAACAACCATCCTGACATCATGAATCTTCTCATCAAGTCAGGTTCACACTTTGATGCCACAAACTCACATAAACAAACTGCTAGTGATTTGCTGGATGAGAAGGAAATAGCAAAAAATTTAATCCAGCCCATAAATCATACTACGTTGCAGTGTCTGGCTGCTCGTGTTATAGCGAATCATAACATATACTACGCAGGCCACATCCCTGAAAAACTAGAGGACTTTGTTTTGCTCCACAGATGA